Proteins found in one Candidatus Methylomirabilota bacterium genomic segment:
- a CDS encoding DUF2914 domain-containing protein has protein sequence MVLLEVNGPRFRTWSYKTISPAWTGEWRVEARTPDGTILSSKAFLVEPAEGTDDEGTDQER, from the coding sequence GTGGTCCTCCTCGAGGTCAACGGGCCGCGCTTCCGGACCTGGAGCTATAAGACCATTTCCCCAGCTTGGACCGGCGAGTGGCGGGTGGAGGCCCGTACGCCCGACGGCACGATTCTCTCCTCGAAAGCCTTCCTGGTCGAGCCTGCCGAGGGAACGGACGATGAAGGAACCGATCAAGAACGCTGA